One genomic window of Glycine max cultivar Williams 82 chromosome 16, Glycine_max_v4.0, whole genome shotgun sequence includes the following:
- the LOC100816015 gene encoding FCS-Like Zinc finger 17-like, translating into MLPKFIISPFKVESQEGKHVNKRRKHVRSFESTNMDVGLRLLPQITSSKNTSNVLLKSAMRKTNQQSIPQDFCFLKTCNLCNKQLSPDKDIYMYRGDQGFCSVECRNRQIVLDDMRELENSTKKIVAAYRQCSSEAHRETRLILEDLRMQRLKSRV; encoded by the exons ATGCTTCCAAAGTTCATCATAAGCCCCTTCAAGGTGGAATCCCAAGAAGGGAAGCATGTGAACAAGAGAAGAAAACATGTGAGATCATTTGAGAGTACCAACATGGACGTTGGTTTGAGACTTCTCCCTCAAATTACAAGCTCAAAGAACACGTCAAATGTCCTCTTGAAATCTGCAATGAGAAAGACAAACCAACAATCCATCCCTCAAGACTTTTGCTTCCTTAAAACTTGCAATCTATGCAATAAGCAGCTCAGTCCAGACAAAGATATTTACATGTACAG GGGAGATCAAGGCTTCTGCAGTGTAGAGTGCCGGAACAGACAAATAGTTTTGGATGACATGAGAGAATTAGAGAACTCTACCAAGAAAATCGTAGCAGCTTATAGGCAATGTTCTAGTGAAGCACATAGAGAGACACGCCTTATACTTGAGGACCTACGAATGCAGAGACTTAAATCTAGAGTATAA
- the LOC100816540 gene encoding AT-rich interactive domain-containing protein 4: MFPFHSQGTPKHTCTLLAVTCRTSSAEHKLSHAQRTYPFPELVSAGRLEVQTLCSPEKEQFRKVLESFQPNFVYLRGDQLENGEVGSLVWQGVELSTCEDITELFGSTLPTAVYLEIPNGESFAEALHLKGIPYVIFWKNTFSCYAACHFRQAFLSVVQSSSTHTWDAFHLARASFELYCVQNNQVLPSDSDDASSEMGPHLLGDCLKINVDPPEIDEEDDDESSSGSLPAIKIHEDEVNLRFLICGAPSTVDESLLRSLEDGLRALLTIEIRGCKLHGKFSAPPPPLQAAAFSRGVVTMRCDISTCSSAHISLLVSGSAQTCFNDQLLENHIKNEIIEKSQLVHAQLNNEGNKENICEPRRSASIACGASVFEICMKLPQWALQILRQLAPEVSYRSLVALGIASIQGLPIASFEKDDAERLLFFYQNCEKDSCTNKNNIIFSSPPGWLKPPPPTRKRCEPRQEASPGLHEGVFAGQGGVCKLNEEEKDRKIVNGISMPLTPARQRLKVSAMRPIPHIRRHRMTPFCGPSETDGFDGTQVEAILPLVAPTKRTSIGSTSGTHRKSFSSAAQSKQVISLNPLPLKKHGCGRGPVQTCSEEEFLKDVMEFLILRGHNRLIPQGGLTEFPDAILNGKRLDLYNLYKEVVTRGGFHVGNGINWKGQIFSKMRNYTTTNRMTGVGNTLKRHYETYLLEYELAHDDVDGECCLLCHSSAAGDWVNCGICGEWAHFGCDRRQGLGAFKDYAKTDGLEYICPHCSVTNFKKKQNVANGYSQGSMSSRPL, encoded by the exons ATGTTTCCGTTTCATTCTCAAGGAACTCCGAAACACACTTGCACTCTTCTCGCTGTGACCTGCAGAACAAGTTCCGCTGAGCACAAACTCTCACATGCTCAGCGCACATATCCTTTCCCTGAGTTAGTTTCCGCGGGGCGTCTTGAG GTTCAAACTCTTTGCAGTCCGGAGAAGGAACAGTTTCGGAAAGTTCTGGAGTCGTTTCAACCGAATTTTGTTTACTTGCGAGGAGACCAGCTAGAGAATGGGGAAGTAGGTTCGCTGGTTTGGCAGGGTGTGGAATTATCCACTTGTGAAGATATAACAGAGCTCTTTGGTTCCACATTGCCAACGGCT GTTTATTTAGAAATACCAAATGGAGAAAGTTTTGCAGAGGCTCTTCATCTTAAG GGAATCCCATATGTTATATTTTGGAAGAATACCTTCTCTTGTTATGCTGCCTGCCATTTTCGTCAAGCATTTCTTTCAGTAGTACAAAG TTCATCTACACATACATGGGATGCTTTCCACCTTGCACGTGCCTCTTTTGAACTTTACTGTGTCCAAAACAATCAAGTACTTCCTTCTGATAGCGATGATGCTAGTAGTGAGATGGGGCCACACCTTCTTGGCGACTGTCTCAAAATCAATGTCGACCCTCCAGAGATCGATGAAGAGGATGATGACGAAAGTTCCTCAGGAAGTTTGCCTGCCATAAAGATACATGAGGATGAAGTGAACTTGAGATTTCTCATCTGTGGTGCACCTTCGACTGTT GATGAGTCATTGCTGAGATCTTTGGAGGATGGACTCAGAGCTCTCTTAACTATTGAA ATACGTGGTTGCAAGCTCCATGGCAAGTTTAG TGCCCCACCACCACCTCTTCAGGCAGCCGCTTTTTCTCGCGGAGTTGTGACCATGCGATGTGATATATCAACCTGTAGTTCTGCACATATCTCACTTCTGGTATCCGGCAGTGCACAAACTTGTTTTAATGATCAG CTCTTGgagaatcatataaaaaatgagataattgAGAAGAGTCAACTAGTTCACGCACAACTCAACAATGAGGGAAACAAAGAGAACATCTGTGAACCTCGCAGATCTGCTTCTATTGCCTGTGGAGCATCTGTATTTGAAATTTGCATGAAGCTACCTCAATGGGCTTTGCAG ATTTTGAGACAGCTAGCACCTGAGGTTTCTTATCGAAGTTTAGTTGCACTTGGCATTGCTAGTATTCAGGGGTTGCCTATAGCTTCTTTTGAGAAAGATGATGCTGAACGCTTACTGTTCTTCTATCAAAACTGTGAGAAAGATAGCtgtacaaacaaaaataatataatttttagcaGTCCCCCTGGTTGGTTGAAACCACCCCCTCCTACTAGGAAAAGGTGTGAACCAAGACAAGAGGCTAGCCCTGGTCTTCATGAAGGTGTCTTTGCAGGGCAGGGTGGTGTTTGTAAATTAAATGAAGAGGAAAAGGACAGAAAAATTGTCAATGGGATTAGCATGCCGTTAACTCCTGCTAGGCAGAGATTAAAAGTATCTGCAATGAGGCCAATTCCTCACATTCGTCGCCATAGAATGACACCTTTTTGTGGGCCTTCTGAGACAGATGGTTTTGATGGCACTCAGGTAGAGGCTATTTTGCCACTTGTTGCCCCTACGAAGCGTACTAGTATTGGATCAACATCTGGAACACACAGAAAATCATTTTCAAGTGCAGCTCAGTCTAAGCAGGTTATTTCATTGAACCCATTGCCTCTTAAGAAACATGGTTGTGGTAGAGGCCCAGTACAGACATGCTCTGAG GAGGAATTTCTTAAAGATGTCATGGAGTTTCTGATTCTCCGGGGACATAATAGACTGATTCCTCAAGGAGGGCTTACCGAGTTCCCTGATGCCATACTCAATGGAAAACGCCTTGATCTCTACAATCTATATAAAGAG GTGGTTACCAGGGGAGGATTTCATGTTGGCAATGGCATCAACTGGAAGGGACAAATCTTTTCAAAGATGCGCAATTACACAACAACCAATAGAATGACT GGTGTTGGGAATACTCTCAAGCGACATTATGAGACCTACCTTTTAGAATATGAATTAGCACATGATGATGTGGATGGAGAATGTTGCTTGTTGTGTCACAG TAGTGCAGCTGGTGATTGGGTGAATTGTGGCATATGTGGTGAATGGGCCCACTTTGGCTGTGACAGAAGGCAGGGTCTTGGTGCATTTAAG GATTATGCAAAAACAGATGGGCTAGAATATATATGTCCTCATTGTAGTGTTACAAATttcaagaagaaacaaaatgttGCTAATGGGTATTCTCAAGGGTCAATGTCTTCACGACCCCTTTGA
- the LOC100305512 gene encoding uncharacterized protein LOC100305512 translates to MANILVCPSFLLRCRKRCYVVVAESLRKQIEGTTMKSKSASDNVINIKEEKFWMRDPKSGNWIPENHFGQVDAAELREKFLPTRHTNSSNQLK, encoded by the exons ATGGCCAACATTCTTGTCTGTCCTTCTTTTCTTCTCAG GTGCAGGAAGAGATGTTATGTTGTTGTAGCGGAAAGTTTAAGGAAGCAAATAGAAGGCACAACGATGAAGTCAAAGTCAGCATCCGATAATGTCATTAATATTAAAGAGGAAAAGTTTTGGATGAGAGATCCTAAGAGTGGAAATTGGATTCCTGAGAATCACTTTGGACAGGTTGATGCTGCTGAACTGAGGGAGAAGTTTCTGCCAACCAGACACACAAATTCTTCCAATCAACTTAAGTAG
- the LOC100305512 gene encoding uncharacterized protein isoform X1, whose product MANILVCPSFLLRKRCYVVVAESLRKQIEGTTMKSKSASDNVINIKEEKFWMRDPKSGNWIPENHFGQVDAAELREKFLPTRHTNSSNQLK is encoded by the exons ATGGCCAACATTCTTGTCTGTCCTTCTTTTCTTCTCAG GAAGAGATGTTATGTTGTTGTAGCGGAAAGTTTAAGGAAGCAAATAGAAGGCACAACGATGAAGTCAAAGTCAGCATCCGATAATGTCATTAATATTAAAGAGGAAAAGTTTTGGATGAGAGATCCTAAGAGTGGAAATTGGATTCCTGAGAATCACTTTGGACAGGTTGATGCTGCTGAACTGAGGGAGAAGTTTCTGCCAACCAGACACACAAATTCTTCCAATCAACTTAAGTAG